In Procambarus clarkii isolate CNS0578487 unplaced genomic scaffold, FALCON_Pclarkii_2.0 HiC_scaffold_576, whole genome shotgun sequence, one DNA window encodes the following:
- the LOC138361663 gene encoding uncharacterized protein codes for MAKLYKNKKCNIMPYQPASNGLAERTNKKLTVNNALRVTVNRDSHKWDELMPIVQSSINSSVNSSIGDTPHSGHRTDMRFPNALISSPPVSLYNYDDYVKVKQRDTQLVFLRIKEYLSKATDDFTRLQNAHAKPTKIGPGSLVMILNQRRDGPMYTLTEKFLGSYRVLEHITGTKYKLENLATGEHVNEHLSHMKLAQLTVDQDSPVPVNDM; via the coding sequence ATGGCTAAACTGTACAAAAATAAAAAGTGCAATATAATGCCTTATCAACCGGCTAGCAATGGTCTTGCTGAAAGAACAAATAAGAAATTAACAGTCAATAACGCactcagagtaacagtcaatcgggACAGTCACAAATGGGATGAACTTATGCCAATCGTCCAAAGCTCGATAAACTCCTCTGTCAACTCCTCAATAGGAGATACACCTCACTCTGGACATCGGACAGACATGAGATTCCCTAATGCTCTCATATCCTCACCGCCTGTGTCACTTTACAACTATGATGATTATGTTAAAGTCAAACAAAGAGACACTCAATTGGTATTCCTGAGAATCAAGGAATACCTATCTAAAGCTACTGACGATTTCACTAGGTTACAAAACGCTCATGCTAAACCTACAAAAATAGGACCTGGATCTTTAGTAATGATCCTCAACCAGCGAAGAGATGGTCCCATGTATACGCTGACTGAGAAGTTTCTTGGATCTTACAGAGTTCTTGAGCATATTACAGGTACCAAGTACAAGCTGGAAAACCTTGCTACAGGTGAACATGTAAATGAACATCTCAGTCACATGAAACTAGCCCAACTGACTGTTGACCAAGACAGCCCAGTACCTGTCAATGACATGTAA